A region of Solanum dulcamara chromosome 7, daSolDulc1.2, whole genome shotgun sequence DNA encodes the following proteins:
- the LOC129896423 gene encoding 26S proteasome non-ATPase regulatory subunit 4 homolog isoform X1 — translation MVEEAIMICIDNSEWMRNGDYPDDRFDAQCWAFISICGAKHLSNPENTVGALTMAGKGVRVLVTPTSDFGEQLSCIRGLNIGGEMNLAAGLQVAQMALKHRQNKTQQQRIILFAGSPVKQDKRVLEMIGRKLKKHSVALDVVDFGQEDAKKAEKLEALVAAVNNNDNSHIIHIPPGARKLSDVLMSSPIFTADVKSRDRYAAVTAGAGPGYDFGVDPNLDPELALALRVSMEEERARQAAAAKKAAQEAAKQEKGEMQSTSQDVTMTENVSARRSETENKAADLLDNDLALLQQALAMSRDDSSSDIATRGTDMSEADFEDQELLLALQLSVQNNSKDETDVTKLLADQSFVSSILASLPGVDPNDPSIEGLLASMQSQSESQNDENKEQQEDKK, via the exons ATGGTGGAGGAG GCTATAATGATCTGTATTGATAATTCTGAGTGGATGCGTAATGGTGATTACCCGGACGACCGGTTTGATGCACAATGTTGGGCTTTTATTTCGATTTGTGGTGCTAAACACCTG TCAAACCCTGAGAATACAGTTGGAGCATTGACCATGGCTGGCAAAGGAGTTCGTGTATTAGTCACTCCGACCAGTGACTTTGGAGAACAGTTATCTTGCATTCGCG GATTAAATATTGGTGGTGAGATGAATTTGGCTGCTGGACTCCAGGTGGCACAGATGGCTCTGAAGCATCGGCAAAACAAAACGCAGCAGCAGAGGATCATTCTTTTTGCTGGCAG CCCTGTTAAACAAGACAAGAGGGTCTTGGAGATGATTGGAAGAAAGTTGAAGAAGCATAGCGTAGCTCTAGAtgttgttgattttggtcaagaAGATGCGAAGAAGGCTGAGAAGCTTGAGGCATTAGTTGCTGCAGTTAACAACAATGATAACAGTCACATCATTCATATTCCTCCTGGGGCTAGAAAACTTTCTGATGTGCTAATGAG TAGTCCTATCTTTACCGCAGATGTTAAGTCTAGAGATAGATATGCTGCAGTTACTGCTGGTGCAGGGCCTGGCTATGATTTTGGTGTTGATCCTAACTTGGATCCTGAGCTTGCTCTGGCACTTCGAGTTTCAATGGAGGAGGAAAGGGCTAGACAAGCAGCAGCAGCAAAGAAGGCTGCACAAGAAGctgcaaaacaagaaaaaggagaaatgCAGTCAACTTCCCAGGACGTTACAATGACTGAAAATGTCAGTGCCCGAAGGTCTGAAACTGAAAACAAGGCAGCTGATCTACTG GATAATGATCTTGCCCTGTTACAACAAGCACTTGCAATGTCGAGGGATGATTCTTCCTCCGACATTGCTACAAGAGGCACAGACATGTCAGAAGCAGATTTTGAAGATCAGGAGTTGCTACTAG CTCTTCAATTGTCCGTACAGAACAATTCAAAAGATGAGACAGATGTCACTAAATTGTTGGCAGACCAATCATTCGTGTCATCAATTTTGGCTTCA CTTCCAGGTGTTGATCCGAATGACCCTTCAATTGAAGGTTTACTTGCTTCTATGCAAAGCCAGTCTGAGTCG CAGAATGATGAGAACAAGGAACAACAAGAGGACAAGAAGTGA
- the LOC129896423 gene encoding 26S proteasome non-ATPase regulatory subunit 4 homolog isoform X3 produces the protein MVEEAIMICIDNSEWMRNGDYPDDRFDAQCWAFISICGAKHLSNPENTVGALTMAGKGVRVLVTPTSDFGEQLSCIRGLNIGGEMNLAAGLQVAQMALKHRQNKTQQQRIILFAGSPVKQDKRVLEMIGRKLKKHSVALDVVDFGQEDAKKAEKLEALVAAVNNNDNSHIIHIPPGARKLSDVLMSPIFTADVKSRDRYAAVTAGAGPGYDFGVDPNLDPELALALRVSMEEERARQAAAAKKAAQEAAKQEKGEMQSTSQDVTMTENVSARRSETENKAADLLDNDLALLQQALAMSRDDSSSDIATRGTDMSEADFEDQELLLALQLSVQNNSKDETDVTKLLADQSFVSSILASLPGVDPNDPSIEGLLASMQSQSESQNDENKEQQEDKK, from the exons ATGGTGGAGGAG GCTATAATGATCTGTATTGATAATTCTGAGTGGATGCGTAATGGTGATTACCCGGACGACCGGTTTGATGCACAATGTTGGGCTTTTATTTCGATTTGTGGTGCTAAACACCTG TCAAACCCTGAGAATACAGTTGGAGCATTGACCATGGCTGGCAAAGGAGTTCGTGTATTAGTCACTCCGACCAGTGACTTTGGAGAACAGTTATCTTGCATTCGCG GATTAAATATTGGTGGTGAGATGAATTTGGCTGCTGGACTCCAGGTGGCACAGATGGCTCTGAAGCATCGGCAAAACAAAACGCAGCAGCAGAGGATCATTCTTTTTGCTGGCAG CCCTGTTAAACAAGACAAGAGGGTCTTGGAGATGATTGGAAGAAAGTTGAAGAAGCATAGCGTAGCTCTAGAtgttgttgattttggtcaagaAGATGCGAAGAAGGCTGAGAAGCTTGAGGCATTAGTTGCTGCAGTTAACAACAATGATAACAGTCACATCATTCATATTCCTCCTGGGGCTAGAAAACTTTCTGATGTGCTAATGAG TCCTATCTTTACCGCAGATGTTAAGTCTAGAGATAGATATGCTGCAGTTACTGCTGGTGCAGGGCCTGGCTATGATTTTGGTGTTGATCCTAACTTGGATCCTGAGCTTGCTCTGGCACTTCGAGTTTCAATGGAGGAGGAAAGGGCTAGACAAGCAGCAGCAGCAAAGAAGGCTGCACAAGAAGctgcaaaacaagaaaaaggagaaatgCAGTCAACTTCCCAGGACGTTACAATGACTGAAAATGTCAGTGCCCGAAGGTCTGAAACTGAAAACAAGGCAGCTGATCTACTG GATAATGATCTTGCCCTGTTACAACAAGCACTTGCAATGTCGAGGGATGATTCTTCCTCCGACATTGCTACAAGAGGCACAGACATGTCAGAAGCAGATTTTGAAGATCAGGAGTTGCTACTAG CTCTTCAATTGTCCGTACAGAACAATTCAAAAGATGAGACAGATGTCACTAAATTGTTGGCAGACCAATCATTCGTGTCATCAATTTTGGCTTCA CTTCCAGGTGTTGATCCGAATGACCCTTCAATTGAAGGTTTACTTGCTTCTATGCAAAGCCAGTCTGAGTCG CAGAATGATGAGAACAAGGAACAACAAGAGGACAAGAAGTGA
- the LOC129895655 gene encoding rac-like GTP-binding protein RHO1: MSASRFIKCVTVGDGAVGKTCLLISYTSNTFPTDYVPTVFDNFSANVVVNGATVNLGLWDTAGQEDYNRLRPLSYRGADVFILAFSLISKASYENVSKKWIPELKHYAPGVPIVLVGTKLDLRDDKQFFIDHPGAVPITTAQGEELRKTIGAPSYVECSSKTQQNVKAVFDAAIKVVLQPPKTKKKKGKSQKACSIL; this comes from the exons ATGAGTGCTTCCAGGTTTATCAAGTGTGTTACAGTGGGTGATGGTGCTGTTGGAAAGACTTGCCTTTTGATTTCTTACACAAGCAATACTTTCCCTACG GATTATGTGCCCACTGTGTTCGACAATTTCAGTGCAAATGTGGTTGTCAATGGAGCCACTGTCAACCTAGGGTTGTGGGATACTGCTG GACAGGAGGACTACAATAGGTTAAGACCTCTGAGTTACCGTGGGGCCGATGTTTTCATTTTGGCATTCTCTCTCATTAGTAAAGCCAGCTATGAGAATGTCTCCAAGAAG TGGATTCCTGAGTTGAAGCACTATGCTCCTGGTGTCCCAATAGTTCTTGTTGGAACAAAACTTG ATCTTCGGGATGATAAGCAATTTTTCATAGACCATCCTGGTGCTGTGCCAATTACTACTGCTCAG GGTGAGGAGCTAAGGAAAACGATTGGTGCACCATCTTACGTTGAATGTAGTTCAAAAACACAACAG AATGTGAAAGCAGTCTTTGATGCTGCCATTAAGGTCGTCCTCCAACCTCCCAAGacgaagaaaaaaaaggggaaatcTCAAAAGGCCTGCTCGATATTGTGA
- the LOC129896070 gene encoding ubiquitin-conjugating enzyme E2 5A-like: MASRRIHKELRELQRDPPTSCSAGPLAQDMFHWQATIIGPNDSPYAGGVFQVGIHFPPDYPFKPPKVAFKTKVFHPNINNNGNICLDILKDQWSPALTISKVLLSICSLLTDPNPDDPLVPEIAHMYKTDRHKYESVARNWTQKYAMN; encoded by the exons ATGGCATCAAGGAGAATTCACAAGGAACTAAGGGAGTTGCAAAGAGACCCTCCAACTTCATGTAGTGCag gtCCTCTGGCTCAGGATATGTTTCATTGGCAAGCAACCATTATTGGGCCAAATGACAGCCCTTATGCAGGTGGTGTTTTTCAAGTGGGCATCCATTTCCCCCCTGATTACCCTTTCAAACCACCCAag GTGGCTTTCAAGACCAAAGTATTCCATCCAAATATAAACAATAATGGAAATATTTGTTTGGACATTCTTAAGGATCAATGGAGTCCTGCCCTCACCATATCCAAG GTTTTGCTATCCATATGTTCACTACTAACAGATCCAAATCCAGATGATCCATTGGTACCAGAAATTGCACATATGTACAAGACTGATAGGCACAAGTATGAATCAGTGGCTCGTAATTGGACCCAAAAGTATGCTATGAACTGA
- the LOC129894404 gene encoding vacuolar protein sorting-associated protein 35A-like, whose protein sequence is MIPNGVEDEEKFLAAGIAGLQQNAFHMHRALDSNNLKDALKYSAQMLSELRTSRLSPHKYYELYMRAFDELRKLEIFFKEETKRGCSIVELYELVQHAGNILPRLYLLCTVGSVYIKSKEAPAKDILKDLVEMCRGIQHPLRGLFLRSYLSQVSKDKLPDIGSEYEGDADTVVDAVEFVLQNFTEMNKLWVRMQHQGPAREKEKCEKERSELRDLVGKNLHVLSQIEGIDLEMYKETVLPRILEQVVNCKDEIAQGYLMDCIIQVFPDEYHLQTLETLLGACPQLQPSVDIKMVLARLMERLSNYAALSTDVLPEFFQVEAFAKLNSAIGKVIEAQEDMPIAGVVTLYSSLLTFTLHVHPDRLDYVDQILGACVKKLSGKGKLKDSKATKQIVALLSAPLEKYKDIDTALKLSNYPHVMEHLDDATSKEMANVLVQTILKNKTCISTAEKVEALFELMKGLIRDLDENLHDEFDEEDFKEEQNSVSRLIQMLHNDDPEEMLKIICAVKKHIMTGGPKRLPFTVPPLIFNSLKLVRRLQNQDENAPDEEASAIPKKIFQILNQIIEALSSVPVPELALKLYLECAEAANDSDLEPVAYEFFTQAYILYEEEISDSKAQVTAIQLIIGTLQRMHIFGVENRDTLTHKATGYSAKLLKKPDQCKAVYSCSHLFWVDDQDSSKDGERVLLCLKRALRIANAAQQMSNATRGSSGSVLLFIEILNKYLYFYEKGVTQITVASIQSLIELITTEMQSENKTADPAADALLSSTLRYIQFQKDKGGAVGEKYESIKS, encoded by the exons ATGATCCCTAACGGAGTCGAAGATGAAGAGAAATTTCTAGCTGCTGGAATCGCCGGTCTTCAACAGAACGCCTTTCACATGCATCGCGCTCTT GATTCCAATAATCTGAAAGATGCACTCAAATACTCAGCTCAGATGCTGTCGGAGCTCCGAACTTCAAGGCTCTCACCTCACAAATACTACGAGCTAT ATATGCGGGCATTCGATGAACTgagaaagctagaaattttcttCAAGGAGGAGACGAAACGGGGTTGCTCAATTGTTGAGTTGTATGAACTCGTGCAGCACGCTGGCAACATTTTGCCTAGACT GTATCTACTTTGCACAGTGGGGTCTGTGTACATCAAATCCAAGGAGGCTCCCGCCAAGGATATCCTTAAAGATCTGGTTGAAATGTGCCGTGGTATACAACATCCTTTACGTGGACTCTTTCTGAGGAGTTACCTTTCCCAAGTCAGCAAGGATAAATTGCCTGATATAGGTTCTGAGTATGAAGG CGATGCTGACACGGTCGTGGATGCTGTGGAGTTTGTACTCCAAAATTTCACGGAAATGAACAAACTCTGGGTTAGAATGCAACATCAG GGACCTGCTCGGGAAAAGGAGAAATGCGAAAAAGAAAGGAGCGAGCTTCGTGATCTC GTCGGGAAGAACCTGCATGTTCTCAGTCAAATTGAGGGTATCGACCTTGAGATGTACAAAGAGACGGTGCTTCCAAGAATTTTAGAGCAG GTTGTCAACTGTAAAGATGAGATTGCTCAGGGATATTTGATGGATTGCATAATTCAAGTCTTCCCTGATGAATATCACTTACAAACTCTTGAAACCTTATTGGGTGCTTGTCCCCAGCTTCAG CCATCTGTTGATATCAAAATGGTGCTTGCTCGTCTAATGGAAAGGCTCTCGAACTATGCTGCTTTAAGTACAGAT GTGTTACCTGAGTTTTTTCAAGTGGAAGCTTTTGCAAAACTAAATAGTGCCATAGGGAAG GTGATAGAAGCCCAAGAAGACATGCCTATAGCTGGAGTTGTGACTTTATATTCGTCTCTTTTGACTTTTACTCTTCATGTCCACCCTGATCGCCTTGATTATGTGGATCAGATTTTG GGTGCATGTGTTAAGAAGCTTTCTGGTAAAGGAAAGCTCAAAGACAGTAAAGCAACAAAACAGATTGTGGCCCTTCTAAGTGCTCCACTGGAGAAGTATAAGGATATTGATACTGCATTAAAGCTTTCAAATTATCCTCATGTTATGGAGCACCTTGATGATGCAACTAGCAAAGAGATGGCTAATGTTTTAGTTCAAACTATTCTGAAAAATAAAACTTGCATCTCAACAGCTGAAAAG GTAGAGGCTCTTTTTGAATTAATGAAAGGACTTATCAGAGATTTGGATGAGAATCTTCATGATGAG TTTGACGAAGAAGATTTCAAGGAAGAGCAGAACTCTGTTTCACGGCTTATTCAAATGCTTCACAATGACGACCCTGAGGAGATGCTGAAG ATAATTTGCGCTGTGAAGAAGCATATTATGACAGGAGGACCAAAGAGACTTCCCTTTACTGTCCCTCCTCTCATTTTTAATTCTCTTAAG TTGGTAAGGCGACTGCAAAACCAAGATGAAAATGCTCCAGATGAAGAGGCATCTGCTATACCTAAGaaaatttttcagattttaaaTCAG ATAATTGAGGCTCTCTCAAGTGTTCCGGTACCTGAACTAGCACTAAAGTTGTACCTGGAGTGTGCTGAG GCTGCCAATGACTCTGACCTAGAGCCTGTTGCCTACGAATTCTTCACCCAAGCTTATATACTATACGAAGAAGAAATTTCG GACTCCAAAGCACAGGTGACTGCAATACAATTAATAATAGGGACTCTTCAGAGAATGCACATCTTTGGTGTTGAGAACAGGGACACATTAACACACAAGGCTACAGGG TACTCAGCAAAACTCCTGAAGAAGCCTGATCAGTGCAAAGCTGTCTACTCTTGTTCACATCTTTTCTGGGTTGATGACCAGGACAGCAGCAAGGATGGAGAGAG GGTTTTGCTTTGCTTAAAACGAGCCTTAAGGATTGCAAATGCTGCTCAACAAATGTCAAATGCAACGCGAGGCAGCAGTGGATCGGTCTTGCTCTTTATAGAAATTCTAAACAA GTATTTATATTTCTATGAGAAGGGGGTCACACAGATCACTGTTGCATCCATCCAGAGCCTAATCGAGCTAATAACAACAGAAATGCAAAGTGAAAATAAAACAGCCGATCCTGCTGCAGATGCTTTGCTCTCAAGCACATTGCGCTATATCCAGTTCCAAAAGGATAAAGGTGGTGCGGTTGGTGAGAAATATGAATCCATCAAGtcttaa
- the LOC129896423 gene encoding 26S proteasome non-ATPase regulatory subunit 4 homolog isoform X2 — MVEEAIMICIDNSEWMRNGDYPDDRFDAQCWAFISICGAKHLSNPENTVGALTMAGKGVRVLVTPTSDFGEQLSCIRGLNIGGEMNLAAGLQVAQMALKHRQNKTQQQRIILFAGSPVKQDKRVLEMIGRKLKKHSVALDVVDFGQEDAKKAEKLEALVAAVNNNDNSHIIHIPPGARKLSDVLMSSPIFTADVKSRDRYAAVTAGAGPGYDFGVDPNLDPELALALRVSMEEERARQAAAAKKAAQEAAKQEKGEMQSTSQDVTMTENVSARRSETENKAADLLDNDLALLQQALAMSRDDSSSDIATRGTDMSEADFEDQELLLALQLSVQNNSKDETDVTKLLADQSFVSSILASLPGVDPNDPSIEGLLASMQSQSESNDENKEQQEDKK, encoded by the exons ATGGTGGAGGAG GCTATAATGATCTGTATTGATAATTCTGAGTGGATGCGTAATGGTGATTACCCGGACGACCGGTTTGATGCACAATGTTGGGCTTTTATTTCGATTTGTGGTGCTAAACACCTG TCAAACCCTGAGAATACAGTTGGAGCATTGACCATGGCTGGCAAAGGAGTTCGTGTATTAGTCACTCCGACCAGTGACTTTGGAGAACAGTTATCTTGCATTCGCG GATTAAATATTGGTGGTGAGATGAATTTGGCTGCTGGACTCCAGGTGGCACAGATGGCTCTGAAGCATCGGCAAAACAAAACGCAGCAGCAGAGGATCATTCTTTTTGCTGGCAG CCCTGTTAAACAAGACAAGAGGGTCTTGGAGATGATTGGAAGAAAGTTGAAGAAGCATAGCGTAGCTCTAGAtgttgttgattttggtcaagaAGATGCGAAGAAGGCTGAGAAGCTTGAGGCATTAGTTGCTGCAGTTAACAACAATGATAACAGTCACATCATTCATATTCCTCCTGGGGCTAGAAAACTTTCTGATGTGCTAATGAG TAGTCCTATCTTTACCGCAGATGTTAAGTCTAGAGATAGATATGCTGCAGTTACTGCTGGTGCAGGGCCTGGCTATGATTTTGGTGTTGATCCTAACTTGGATCCTGAGCTTGCTCTGGCACTTCGAGTTTCAATGGAGGAGGAAAGGGCTAGACAAGCAGCAGCAGCAAAGAAGGCTGCACAAGAAGctgcaaaacaagaaaaaggagaaatgCAGTCAACTTCCCAGGACGTTACAATGACTGAAAATGTCAGTGCCCGAAGGTCTGAAACTGAAAACAAGGCAGCTGATCTACTG GATAATGATCTTGCCCTGTTACAACAAGCACTTGCAATGTCGAGGGATGATTCTTCCTCCGACATTGCTACAAGAGGCACAGACATGTCAGAAGCAGATTTTGAAGATCAGGAGTTGCTACTAG CTCTTCAATTGTCCGTACAGAACAATTCAAAAGATGAGACAGATGTCACTAAATTGTTGGCAGACCAATCATTCGTGTCATCAATTTTGGCTTCA CTTCCAGGTGTTGATCCGAATGACCCTTCAATTGAAGGTTTACTTGCTTCTATGCAAAGCCAGTCTGAGTCG AATGATGAGAACAAGGAACAACAAGAGGACAAGAAGTGA
- the LOC129896423 gene encoding 26S proteasome non-ATPase regulatory subunit 4 homolog isoform X4 — protein sequence MVEEAIMICIDNSEWMRNGDYPDDRFDAQCWAFISICGAKHLSNPENTVGALTMAGKGVRVLVTPTSDFGEQLSCIRGLNIGGEMNLAAGLQVAQMALKHRQNKTQQQRIILFAGSPVKQDKRVLEMIGRKLKKHSVALDVVDFGQEDAKKAEKLEALVAAVNNNDNSHIIHIPPGARKLSDVLMSSPIFTADVKSRDRYAAVTAGAGPGYDFGVDPNLDPELALALRVSMEEERARQAAAAKKAAQEAAKQEKGEMQSTSQDVTMTENVSARRSETENKAADLLDNDLALLQQALAMSRDDSSSDIATRGTDMSEADFEDQELLLALQLSVQNNSKDETDVTKLLADQSFVSSILASLPGVDPNDPSIEGLLASMQSQSENDENKEQQEDKK from the exons ATGGTGGAGGAG GCTATAATGATCTGTATTGATAATTCTGAGTGGATGCGTAATGGTGATTACCCGGACGACCGGTTTGATGCACAATGTTGGGCTTTTATTTCGATTTGTGGTGCTAAACACCTG TCAAACCCTGAGAATACAGTTGGAGCATTGACCATGGCTGGCAAAGGAGTTCGTGTATTAGTCACTCCGACCAGTGACTTTGGAGAACAGTTATCTTGCATTCGCG GATTAAATATTGGTGGTGAGATGAATTTGGCTGCTGGACTCCAGGTGGCACAGATGGCTCTGAAGCATCGGCAAAACAAAACGCAGCAGCAGAGGATCATTCTTTTTGCTGGCAG CCCTGTTAAACAAGACAAGAGGGTCTTGGAGATGATTGGAAGAAAGTTGAAGAAGCATAGCGTAGCTCTAGAtgttgttgattttggtcaagaAGATGCGAAGAAGGCTGAGAAGCTTGAGGCATTAGTTGCTGCAGTTAACAACAATGATAACAGTCACATCATTCATATTCCTCCTGGGGCTAGAAAACTTTCTGATGTGCTAATGAG TAGTCCTATCTTTACCGCAGATGTTAAGTCTAGAGATAGATATGCTGCAGTTACTGCTGGTGCAGGGCCTGGCTATGATTTTGGTGTTGATCCTAACTTGGATCCTGAGCTTGCTCTGGCACTTCGAGTTTCAATGGAGGAGGAAAGGGCTAGACAAGCAGCAGCAGCAAAGAAGGCTGCACAAGAAGctgcaaaacaagaaaaaggagaaatgCAGTCAACTTCCCAGGACGTTACAATGACTGAAAATGTCAGTGCCCGAAGGTCTGAAACTGAAAACAAGGCAGCTGATCTACTG GATAATGATCTTGCCCTGTTACAACAAGCACTTGCAATGTCGAGGGATGATTCTTCCTCCGACATTGCTACAAGAGGCACAGACATGTCAGAAGCAGATTTTGAAGATCAGGAGTTGCTACTAG CTCTTCAATTGTCCGTACAGAACAATTCAAAAGATGAGACAGATGTCACTAAATTGTTGGCAGACCAATCATTCGTGTCATCAATTTTGGCTTCA CTTCCAGGTGTTGATCCGAATGACCCTTCAATTGAAGGTTTACTTGCTTCTATGCAAAGCCAGTCTG AGAATGATGAGAACAAGGAACAACAAGAGGACAAGAAGTGA